The proteins below are encoded in one region of Fulvia fulva chromosome 9, complete sequence:
- a CDS encoding Nuclear polyadenylated RNA-binding protein NAB2, translating into MAASVDITGDLQTAIQAAVQPKLMENGWVVEENDTTLSEYVTMMIVNGKDVAGVKSELGGDLLGVGENDPGVGQFAEWLFNTVQQLSAPQQQEQMAEAPQQDQQLQQIPSTQDAQMEDSTASADAPPTGPRSMRNGNERGRGPRMMRQLNNSMGRPSDLPDKLSRIKGAAGVGAGRIDSHRGRDSAPRGPRNNSITHGLQRVMGTGRGGHQNGANGNFMNGGQIRADQQMQFMQMMEVQASMVAQLLQQQNGGLPQTGRGGHPQRGAGRGRGRGGARGGGNQNPALHAVDGKLPDGPLPSGPNGSGMDIDGNNGHSTDAFSTACKYNTTCNVPTCPFAHQSPAVTSNIQVDLTDTCTHRVACTNTKCTARHPSPALRNGHHAGGGLSSIDCKFYPNCANPRCPYRHPTAMPCRNGPDCTTPGCTFAHAKIMCRYNPCTNALCAFKHAEGQKRGKFTDKVWTPEGGEKTDRFADLSKHNEGDEELIRPDQQTNGEGAREQQQESVVPDSQMAELAEVV; encoded by the exons ATGGCCGCATCAGTCGATATCACCGGCGATCTGCAGACCGCGATCCAGGCTGCTGTCCAGCCAAAGCTCATGGAGAACGGCTGGGTTGTCGAGGAGAACGACACGACACTCTCAGAATATGTCACCATGATGATCGTCAACGGCAAAGACGTCGCAGGCGTCAAGTCAGAGCTGGGTGGTGATCTTCTGGGTGTCGGCGAGAACGACCCTGGAGTTGGCCAGTTTGCAGAGTGGCTCTTCAATACCGTACAGCAGCTGTCAGCACCGCAACAGCAGGAGCAGATGGCCGAAGCACCACAGCAAGACCAGCAATTGCAGCAAATACCTTCAACGCAGGATGCGCAGATGGAAGACTCCACAGCATCTGCAGATGCACC TCCGACCGGTCCACGATCAATGCGCAATGGCAACGAGAGAGGACGTGGACCCCGCATGATGCGCCAGCTGAACAACTCGATGGGCCGACCTAGCGACCTTCCCGATAAGCTGTCCAGGATAAAGGGCGCAGCAGGTGTTGGTGCTGGACGTATTGATTCACATCGGGGTCGAGACAGTGCGCCGCGAGGTCCCAGAAACAACAGTATTACTCACGGGCTGCAGCGTGTGATGGGTACTGGACGAGGTGGTCACCAGAATGGCGCAAACGGCAATTTCATGAACGGCGGTCAAATTCGTGCCGATCAGCAGATGCAATTCATGCAGATGATGGAGGTACAGGCCAGCATGGTCGCGCAATTGCTCCAGCAGCAGAATGGTGGCCTCCCACAGACTGGACGTGGTGGACATCCACAGCGTGGCGCAGGGAGGGGCAGAGGAAGAGGCGGTGCTCGTGGAGGCGGCAACCAGAACCCAGCACTCCATGCAGTCGACGGCAAGCTACCGGATGGCCCTCTACCAAGTGGCCCGAATGGCTCTGGCATGGATATCGACGGCAACAATGGTCATAGCACCGACGCTTTCTCGACAGCGTGCAAGTACAACACTACTTGCAACGTGCCGACCTGCCCCTTCGCACACCAGTCGCCAGCAGTAACATCAAACATACAAGTCGACCTGACCGACACCTGCACACACAGAGTCGCCTGCACAAACACGAAATGTACTGCGCGGCACCCCAGCCCGGCGTTGCGTAATGGACACCACGCCGGTGGTGGCTTGTCGTCAATCGACTGCAAGTTCTATCCCAATTGCGCCAATCCAAGATGTCCTTACCGTCACCCGACGGCGATGCCTTGCCGCAACGGGCCCGACTGCACAACCCCGGGCTGCACATTCGCGCATGCAAAGATTATGTGCAGATACAACCCATGCACCAACGCACTCTGTGCTTTTAAGCACGCCGAGGGACAGAAGCGCGGAAAGTTCACTGACAAGGTATGGACTCCCGAAGGAGGCGAGAAGACCGATCGATTCGCCGATCTTTCAAAGCACAATGAGGGCGACGAAGAGCTCATCCGTCCCGATCAACAGACCAACGGCGAGGGCGCTCGGGAGCAGCAGCAGGAGAGCGTGGTGCCAGACTCACAGATGGCTGAACTCGCGGAGGTAGTATAG
- a CDS encoding putative U3 small nucleolar RNA-associated protein 18, which translates to MAKSKQKKVAKRQEVQQPTPPAQNEDESEDEAESDVDIIVDGELEKDETEEELERLVFGDSVGFREGLKDVHMEDAEDGDEDEDATGSMKGLDDAQLFFTDTGDDQALYQPPETASDNESDDGTLRSKQPPAWEDSDDERTLVSLASVSRLRKLRRTEAEDVVNGKEYAKRLRKQFELLSPVPEWSQTALQKPARKKRRMSGHGSSGEEDSDAEMDSDDVPSAAPLSKLLQDAESLVRQAGPGAGKKRKIRPEVIDIQRQKDIPGVQPSAITSLSFHPTLPLLLSSGPSSTLYLHHLASSPPAPTPNPLLTSLHIRGSELTTTSFHPTDSRIFLSARRRYFHIWNLQTGRVEKITRVYGQQHEQKSMERFKLSPDGSCMALLGSTKKGGGVINILSATTLQWISQVRIESRGGIAEFAWWRTGGGLCIIGKNGEVTEWSLTDQRVVARWQDEGAVGTTTLALGGRHELIKSPIGNDRWIAIGSSSGIVNIYDRRVWLENVSADTQPIPEQPKPTKTLDHLTTPTSHLAFSHDGQILAMASKWKRDSMRLVHLPSCTVFKNWPTSSTPLGRITGVAFADGGVVEGSDAYAVLAVANEQGKIRIWEIR; encoded by the exons ATGGCCAAGTCTAAGCAGAAGAAGGTGGCCAAGCGACAGGAAGTCCAGCAGCCGACGCCTCCAGCACAGAATGAGGATGAAAGCGAGGACGAGGCCGAGTCGGATGTGGACATCATCGTAGACGGCGAGCTGGAGAAGGACGAGACGGAAGAAGAGCTTGAACGGTTGGTCTTTGGTGACAGTGTCGGTTTCAGAGAAGGTCTCAAAGATGTGCACATGGAAGACGCCGAGGATGGCGACGAAGATGAGGATGCGACAGGCAGTATGAAAGGCTTGGACGATGCGCAA CTCTTCTTCACAGACACCGGCGACGACCAAGCACTCTACCAGCCACCTGAGACCGCCTCCGACAACGAAAGCGACGATGGCACGTTACGGTCAAAACAGCCGCCTGCATGGGAAGACAGCGACGATGAACGAACACTGGTCTCACTAGCATCCGTATCTCGGTTGAGGAAGCTACGGCGGACGGAAGCAGAGGATGTCGTCAATGGCAAGGAGTATGCGAAGAGGTTGAGGAAACAATTTGAGCTGTTGAGTCCGGTACCCGAGTGGTCACAGACTGCGCTGCAAAAGCCAGCTAGGAAGAAGAGGCGAATGTCTGGACATGGCTCGTCAGGAGAAGAAGACTCGGATGCAGAGATGGACTCCGACGACGTGCCATCCGCTGCCCCTCTGTCGAAACTGCTGCAGGATGCAGAGTCATTAGTCCGACAAGCAGGCCCTGGTGCGGGCAAGAAGCGTAAGATTCGACCGGAAGTCATCGACATACAACGCCAGAAGGACATTCCAGGAGTGCAGCCTAGCGCGATCACCTCACTGTCCTTTCACCCAACATTGCCCTTGCTACTCTCCTCGGGACCATCCTCGACACTTTACCTCCACCACCTGGCCTCCTCACCACCAGCACCAACGCCAAATCCTCTCCTGACCAGCCTGCACATTCGCGGATCCGAGCTGACGACAACTTCATTCCACCCAACCGACTCTCGCATCTTCCTCTCCGCCCGACGACGCTACTTCCACATCTGGAACCTCCAGACTGGTCGTGTCGAGAAGATCACCCGCGTCTATGGCCAGCAACACGAGCAGAAATCGATGGAACGCTTCAAGCTGTCCCCCGACGGATCTTGTATGGCCCTTCTGGGCTCAACAAAGAAGGGCGGCGGTGTAATCAATATCCTCTCCGCCACCACCCTGCAATGGATCAGCCAAGTCCGAATCGAGTCCCGCGGCGGCATAGCAGAATTCGCCTGGTGGCGAACAGGCGGAGGTCTCTGCATCATCGGCAAGAACGGAGAAGTCACAGAATGGTCCCTCACCGACCAACGCGTAGTAGCACGCTGGCAAGACGAGGGAGCCGTCGGCACCACCACCCTCGCGCTCGGAGGCCGACATGAACTGATCAAATCCCCCATCGGCAACGACAGATGGATCGCAATCGGCAGCAGTTCCGGCATCGTCAATATCTACGACCGACGCGTATGGCTTGAAAATGTCTCTGCGGACACACAACCCATACCAGAACAGCCCAAGCCGACGAAGACGCTTGATCATCTTACGACTCCGACTTCCCATTTGGCGTTCTCGCACGATGGACAAATCCTGGCGATGGCGAGTAAGTGGAAGCGGGATAGTATGAGGTTGGTACATTTGCCCAGTTGTACGGTGTTCAAGAATTGGCCTACGAGCAGTACGCCTCTGGGCAGAATCACAGGTGTGGCGTTTGCGGATGGTGGTGTTGTAGAGGGCAGCGATGCGTATGCTGTTCTCGCGGTGGCGAATGAGCAGGGAAAGATTAGGATTTGGGAGATAAGGTAG
- a CDS encoding Vegetative incompatibility protein HET-E-1 — protein MRLLRVTDLAFQEVPSHEPFPKYAILSHTWMTPNSQEVTFQNLERRDTSGYEGKPGWRKIKGLIERARCDAIEYVWVDTCCIDQTDPTELTEAVNCMFQWYQSSSVCYVYLSDVELEADLDTVPGPQSTSFLAALEQALRGCT, from the exons ATGCGCCTTCTGCGCGTTACCGATCTTGCCTTTCAAGAGGTGCCATCTCATGAACCCTTCCCAAAGTACGCCATTCTTTCGCACACATGGATGACGCCCAACAGCCAGGAAGTTACGTTTCAGAATCTTGAGAGACGAGATACCAGCGGCTACGAAGGAAAGCCAGGTTGGCGGAAGATCAAAGGCCTGATCGAGCGAGCCC GCTGTGATGCCATCGAATACGTGTGGGTCGACACATGCTGCATCGATCAGACGGATCCTACCGAGCTGACCGAGGCGGTCAACTGTATGTTTCAATGGTACCAAAGCTCATCCGTCTGCTACGTATATCTGTCAGACGTCGAGCTCGAAGCAGATCTGGATACAGTACCCGGGCCTCAATCGACTTCGTTTCTAGCTGCGCTTGAGCAAGCACTACGAGGATGCACCTGA
- a CDS encoding Transcription initiation factor TFIID subunit 12, which produces MAAPNQQQQQQQQQQQQQQQQQQQQAPPIQVPMIKPNQIDALPNLTDQVKTQYKQGLASLWHIVENNAPESRERQDAEGKIRVASQKLMAQLRGQRPGSAAGQQRPHPPQQQQQPGGGQQQQGQPQQQPQMNFQQQQQQAMQNVQARAAVQLKPAGQQGQQPNPQQQQNAQAAQQKIKNELDSTNIVHPQGMSDQQFQMLKDQWRRMGVNLLQNRENIMTRARPIITQVATMQKSNQPVPESMQQGYMTAKEALDAANSKWMRWKQLAEQGNIAGVQQHINNANNANSARPVTQQGQQAHNGPPQQPQLQQPPNDVKPVNAANSPSPPQVQGSFQQTPQGNQNQQHAPSQQNMAQQQPAQPQLQQQQRTPQSAAQPPNFPPNMQQPPNQQPRPQINTNAQHMQTPTQVGQQQQGTPASAMPNSASQAPQRPQALTHNQAMSQAADAARQNQVQGQQVPQQMPNGLPFNPQPQSATQQNTPTGSYPNLQPTQGNSTNTKFPIPKTLALDPRAQQPVPGPPSRPTLATPGMMYQPGIQRAPPYTLEGEGDRVLSKRKLDELVRQVTGAAPPSINESESSSVLSPEVEESMLQVADNFVDDVITSACRLAKLRSNQTLDIRDIQMVLERNYGIRIPGYSLDETRIVRKFQPAPGWHSKMQAVQAGKVMNNRDQ; this is translated from the coding sequence ATGGCAGCCCCCAACCAGCAACAGCAACAGCAACAGCAACAGCAACAGCAACAGCAACAGCAACAGCAACAGCAGGCGCCTCCGATCCAGGTGCCAATGATCAAGCCCAACCAGATCGACGCCCTGCCCAACCTCACCGATCAAGTCAAGACCCAGTACAAGCAAGGCCTGGCCTCACTTTGGCACATCGTTGAGAACAATGCTCCGGAGAGCAGGGAGAGGCAAGACGCCGAGGGCAAGATCCGCGTTGCCAGTCAGAAGCTCATGGCGCAGCTCCGAGGACAACGACCAGGCTCAGCTGCAGGCCAACAAAGACCTCACCCGCCGCAGCAACAGCAGCAGCCAGGAGGGGGCCAACAACAGCAAGGCCAGCCGCAGCAACAACCGCAGATGAACTTCCAACAGCAACAACAGCAGGCAATGCAGAACGTCCAAGCGAGAGCTGCTGTACAGCTGAAGCCAGCTGGCCAGCAAGGCCAACAGCCAAATCCTCAACAGCAGCAGAATGCCCAAGCGGCGCAGCAGAAGATCAAGAATGAGCTGGATTCCACGAACATAGTCCATCCACAGGGAATGTCAGATCAGCAGTTCCAGATGCTGAAGGACCAGTGGCGGAGGATGGGCGTGAATCTCTTGCAGAACAGAGAGAATATAATGACTCGAGCTCGTCCGATCATTACCCAGGTGGCGACAATGCAGAAGAGTAATCAGCCTGTGCCGGAGAGCATGCAGCAAGGATATATGACCGCCAAGGAGGCTCTTGATGCCGCGAATAGCAAGTGGATGCGCTGGAAGCAACTCGCCGAGCAAGGCAATATTGCTGGTGTCCAGCAGCACATTAATAACGCCAACAACGCGAATTCCGCGCGACCTGTCACGCAACAGGGACAACAAGCTCACAACGGTCCGCCGCAACAGCCGCAACTCCAGCAGCCACCAAATGATGTAAAACCAGTGAATGCGGCCAATTCACCTTCTCCGCCGCAAGTTCAAGGAAGTTTCCAGCAGACGCCACAAGGAAACCAGAACCAACAACACGCGCCTTCACAACAAAACATGGCGCAGCAGCAGCCCGCACAGCCTCAACTTCAGCAGCAACAGCGGACGCCCCAATCTGCTGCGCAACCGCCAAACTTCCCGCCAAACATGCAGCAACCTCCCAACCAGCAACCTCGACCACAGATCAACACCAACGCCCAGCACATGCAGACGCCCACCCAAGTCGGACAGCAGCAGCAAGGTACCCCAGCTTCCGCTATGCCAAACAGTGCTTCTCAAGCGCCTCAGCGTCCTCAAGCGCTTACACACAATCAAGCCATGTCGCAGGCTGCAGATGCAGCGCGACAGAATCAAGTGCAAGGCCAGCAGGTGCCGCAGCAGATGCCAAACGGCCTGCCCTTCAACCCTCAGCCGCAATCCGCCACTCAACAGAACACCCCCACGGGTAGCTATCCTAATCTCCAACCAACTCAGGGTAACAGCACCAACACCAAGTTTCCGATCCCGAAAACCCTTGCCCTCGACCCACGCGCACAGCAACCCGTCCCAGGGCCTCCATCTCGACCTACGTTGGCCACTCCCGGCATGATGTATCAACCAGGAATCCAGCGCGCGCCACCATACACGCTCGAGGGAGAGGGCGATCGCGTCCTTAGCAAGCGCAAGCTCGACGAACTCGTCCGCCAGGTCACTGGCGCTGCACCACCTTCCATCAACGAGAGCGAGTCGTCCTCTGTCCTCTCTCCCGAGGTCGAAGAGTCCATGCTCCAAGTCGCGGACAACTTCGTCGACGACGTCATCACCTCAGCATGCCGCCTGGCCAAGCTTCGTTCTAACCAGACTCTCGACATTCGCGACATTCAGATGGTGCTTGAGCGCAACTACGGCATTCGCATTCCTGGCTACAGTCTCGACGAGACCCGAATCGTGCGCAAGTTCCAGCCGGCGCCGGGCTGGCATAGCAAGATGCAGGCAGTGCAGGCTGGTAAGGTAATGAACAACCGCGACCAGTAA